A stretch of Lysobacter sp. K5869 DNA encodes these proteins:
- a CDS encoding SurA N-terminal domain-containing protein, with protein MLQTLRDKTSGWIATVILGLLIVPFAFVGIEQYMVQRTDNAVARIEIAPSWWRSAPSWWPASMLWKKEAIERGEFDERFNRARDQARAQQGPNFDAREFEKPESKRKVLDALIDERIRKVAAEVDGVTVSDALVIKTIQSVPDFQDGSGKFSQERYILGLQMRNPPQTPTQFQQFVRDRLQETLLPSSLADSSFVTSGETDRLIKLLGEKRDISLVELPAPAADTAEVSAADIQKWYDGHGKDFRSPESVGIEYVELNGATLPPPAPPTEQALRDRYEKEQKKFLAAEQRLISHIQINVAANADAAAQKAAEDKAKQIAAQAKAPGADFAALARANSDDLGSKAAGGDLGWMNKGDIPGAFDETAFGKLQVGQISDPVKADGGWHIIQVRELKSGSQQPFEAVREILAREESEGARERAFNEFSAKLVDLVYKNPTTLEAPAKAVGVPLQKMAVVTRDAAANTGIAQNPAVVRAAFTDARIQDNTVSDPIDIGQDHSVLIRVVSHTPERAQPLAQVREKVIAAIRADRVSKAAQKDADALIARIDGGETLTAVAASKQLPAPQDLPGVARGMPMLPPDVTEAIFAVRAPAQGKSAGGKAKLPDGRYVLFAVTKVAPGDKSVLKPSELDMLRTQSGQATAVDEVTELTSALRKRMVIKVMEENLR; from the coding sequence ATGCTGCAGACACTCCGCGACAAGACCTCGGGCTGGATCGCCACCGTGATCCTAGGCCTGCTGATCGTTCCCTTCGCCTTCGTCGGCATCGAGCAGTACATGGTGCAGCGTACCGACAACGCGGTCGCGCGCATCGAGATCGCGCCGTCGTGGTGGCGTTCGGCGCCGTCGTGGTGGCCGGCGTCGATGCTGTGGAAGAAGGAAGCGATCGAACGCGGCGAATTCGACGAGCGCTTCAACCGCGCCCGCGATCAGGCCCGCGCCCAGCAAGGCCCGAACTTCGACGCGCGCGAATTCGAGAAGCCCGAGAGCAAGCGCAAGGTGCTCGACGCGCTGATCGACGAACGCATCCGCAAGGTCGCCGCCGAAGTCGACGGCGTGACCGTCAGCGACGCGCTGGTGATCAAGACCATCCAGTCGGTGCCGGACTTCCAGGACGGCAGCGGCAAGTTCAGCCAGGAGCGCTACATCCTCGGCTTGCAGATGCGCAATCCGCCGCAGACGCCGACCCAGTTCCAACAGTTCGTGCGCGACCGCCTGCAGGAAACCCTGTTGCCGTCGAGCCTGGCCGACAGCAGCTTCGTCACCTCCGGCGAAACCGATCGCCTGATCAAGCTGCTGGGCGAGAAGCGCGACATCAGCCTGGTCGAGCTGCCGGCGCCGGCCGCCGACACCGCCGAGGTGAGCGCGGCCGACATTCAGAAGTGGTACGACGGCCACGGCAAGGACTTCCGTTCGCCCGAGAGCGTGGGCATCGAGTACGTCGAGCTCAACGGCGCGACCCTGCCGCCGCCGGCGCCGCCGACCGAGCAGGCGCTGCGCGATCGCTACGAAAAAGAACAGAAGAAGTTCCTGGCCGCCGAGCAGCGTCTGATCTCGCACATTCAGATCAACGTGGCCGCCAACGCCGACGCCGCCGCGCAGAAGGCGGCCGAGGACAAGGCCAAGCAGATCGCCGCGCAGGCCAAGGCGCCGGGCGCCGACTTCGCCGCGCTGGCGCGCGCCAACAGCGACGACCTGGGCTCCAAGGCCGCCGGCGGCGACCTGGGCTGGATGAACAAGGGCGACATTCCGGGCGCGTTCGACGAGACCGCGTTCGGCAAGCTGCAGGTCGGCCAGATCAGCGATCCGGTCAAGGCCGACGGCGGCTGGCACATCATCCAGGTGCGCGAACTCAAGAGCGGCTCGCAGCAGCCGTTCGAGGCGGTGCGCGAGATCCTCGCGCGCGAGGAGAGCGAAGGCGCCCGCGAGCGCGCGTTCAACGAGTTCTCGGCCAAGCTGGTCGATCTGGTCTACAAGAACCCGACCACGCTGGAAGCTCCGGCCAAGGCGGTCGGTGTGCCGCTGCAGAAGATGGCCGTGGTGACCCGCGACGCCGCCGCCAACACCGGCATCGCGCAGAATCCGGCGGTGGTGCGCGCGGCGTTCACCGATGCGCGCATCCAGGACAACACCGTCAGCGATCCGATCGACATCGGTCAGGACCACAGCGTGCTGATCCGCGTGGTTTCGCACACGCCCGAACGCGCGCAGCCGCTGGCGCAGGTGCGCGAGAAGGTGATCGCCGCGATCCGCGCCGACCGCGTGTCCAAGGCCGCGCAGAAGGACGCCGACGCGCTGATCGCGCGCATCGACGGCGGCGAAACGCTGACCGCGGTGGCCGCGTCCAAGCAGCTGCCCGCGCCGCAGGATCTGCCGGGCGTCGCCCGCGGCATGCCGATGCTGCCGCCGGACGTGACCGAAGCGATCTTCGCGGTGCGCGCGCCGGCGCAGGGCAAGAGCGCCGGCGGCAAGGCCAAGTTGCCCGACGGCCGCTACGTGCTGTTCGCGGTGACCAAGGTCGCGCCGGGCGACAAGTCGGTGCTGAAGCCGTCGGAACTGGACATGCTGCGCACGCAGTCGGGCCAGGCGACCGCGGTGGACGAGGTGACCGAACTGACCTCGGCGCTGCGCAAGCGCATGGTGATCAAGGTGATGGAGGAGAACCTGCGCTGA
- a CDS encoding HU family DNA-binding protein: MNKAELVSAVAETAELSKTDATAAVDALIDVVTKALKKGDTVTLVGFGTFQVRKRAARQGRNPKTGETIKIPASKNPSFKAGKALKDAVN; encoded by the coding sequence ATGAACAAGGCCGAACTCGTAAGCGCCGTCGCCGAAACCGCCGAGCTGTCGAAGACCGACGCTACCGCCGCCGTCGATGCGCTGATCGACGTCGTCACCAAGGCGCTGAAGAAGGGCGACACTGTTACGCTCGTAGGCTTCGGCACCTTCCAGGTGCGCAAGCGCGCCGCTCGCCAGGGCCGCAACCCCAAGACCGGCGAGACCATCAAGATCCCGGCGTCGAAGAATCCCTCCTTCAAGGCTGGCAAAGCGCTGAAGGATGCCGTAAACTAA
- the rlmH gene encoding 23S rRNA (pseudouridine(1915)-N(3))-methyltransferase RlmH, which yields MKSKLIAVGERAPRWVAEGFGEYQKRLSHWLPLELVEIEPGLRGKGRDAVRATADEGARVLAALPKNACVVVLEGRGRLWTSEQLAQRLEHWRGQGRDLAFLIGGPEGHAPEVLARADEQWSLGPLTLPHMLVRLVAAEQLYRAAALLANHPYHRA from the coding sequence ATGAAAAGCAAACTGATCGCCGTCGGCGAACGCGCGCCGCGCTGGGTCGCGGAAGGCTTCGGCGAGTACCAAAAGCGCCTATCGCACTGGTTGCCGCTGGAACTGGTGGAGATCGAACCCGGCCTGCGCGGCAAGGGCCGCGACGCGGTGCGCGCGACCGCGGACGAGGGCGCGCGCGTGCTCGCGGCGCTGCCGAAGAACGCCTGCGTGGTGGTGTTGGAGGGGCGCGGGCGCTTGTGGACCTCGGAGCAGTTGGCGCAGCGGCTGGAGCATTGGCGCGGGCAGGGGCGCGATCTGGCGTTCTTGATCGGCGGGCCGGAAGGGCATGCGCCGGAGGTGTTGGCGCGCGCGGACGAGCAGTGGTCGCTGGGGCCGTTGACGCTGCCGCATATGTTGGTGCGGTTGGTGGCGGCGGAGCAGTTGTATCGGGCGGCCGCGTTGTTGGCGAATCATCCGTATCACCGCGCGTGA
- a CDS encoding SIMPL domain-containing protein (The SIMPL domain is named for its presence in mouse protein SIMPL (signalling molecule that associates with mouse pelle-like kinase). Bacterial member BP26, from Brucella, was shown to assemble into a channel-like structure, while YggE from E. coli has been associated with resistance to oxidative stress.) has translation MTRSSSSSLVRLPSLSRLSLRPLALAAVLAFGAATAMTASAQTAPYVATDGTLLSVSAESVAKRTPNIATVSTGVVTQAADANAAMRANAEQMAKVVAAIKAAGIAERDIQTSGINLNPQYRYQENQPPQITGYQASNNVNIVIRDISKVGKILDSLVATGANQINGPTFDLDDKDKDAAFDEARRGAIEKAQSRAEMYAKTLGMKVRRIVSVSEGGRFAPPMPMPMMAMRMEKAGAAADTSVSPGENSLSMNLDVVFELGK, from the coding sequence ATGACCCGGTCGTCGTCCTCGTCGCTCGTCCGCCTGCCGTCCCTGTCCCGCCTGTCGTTGCGCCCGCTGGCGCTCGCCGCCGTTCTCGCCTTCGGAGCCGCAACCGCCATGACCGCGTCCGCGCAAACCGCCCCTTACGTCGCCACCGACGGCACCCTGCTCTCGGTCTCGGCCGAATCCGTCGCCAAGCGCACGCCGAACATCGCCACCGTCTCCACCGGCGTGGTCACCCAGGCCGCCGACGCCAACGCCGCGATGCGCGCCAACGCCGAGCAGATGGCCAAGGTGGTCGCCGCGATCAAGGCCGCCGGCATCGCCGAGCGCGACATCCAGACCAGCGGCATCAACCTCAACCCGCAGTACCGCTACCAGGAAAACCAGCCGCCGCAGATCACCGGCTACCAGGCCAGCAACAACGTCAACATCGTGATCCGCGACATTTCCAAGGTCGGCAAGATCCTCGATTCGCTGGTCGCCACCGGCGCCAACCAGATCAACGGCCCGACCTTCGACCTCGACGACAAGGACAAGGACGCCGCCTTCGACGAAGCCCGCCGCGGCGCCATCGAGAAGGCCCAGTCGCGCGCCGAGATGTACGCCAAGACCCTGGGCATGAAGGTGCGCCGCATCGTCAGCGTCAGCGAGGGCGGCCGCTTCGCCCCGCCGATGCCGATGCCGATGATGGCCATGCGCATGGAAAAGGCCGGCGCCGCCGCCGACACCTCGGTGTCGCCGGGCGAGAACAGCCTGTCGATGAACCTCGACGTCGTGTTCGAGCTGGGCAAGTGA
- the lon gene encoding endopeptidase La, producing MTQSSAESMTLPVLPLRDVVVFPHMVIPLFVGRDKSIRALDLAMESDKRILLVAQKSAETDDPGAEDLYEIGTLAQVLQLLKLPDGTIKVLVEGVSRVRVDEVAERDNALSGHAVVVEPEIDREEREVEAIARSLMGLFEQYVKTNRKLPPELMQTLAGIDEPGRLADTVAAHLGVRIGDKQKLLETHAIGARLEQLVGLVDGEIDVQQLEKRIRGRVKSQMEKSQREYYLNEQMKAIQKELGEIDDAPNDIDELARKIAEAGMPKPVETKAKNELNKLKQMSPMSAEAAVVRNYLDWLLGVPWKKRSKIRKDLKAAQDVLDADHFGLEKVKERILEYLAVQSRVKNMKGAILCLVGPPGVGKTSLGQSIAKATNRKFVRMSLGGVRDEAEIRGHRRTYVGSMPGRIVQNLNKVGSKNPLFVLDEIDKMSMDFRGDPSSALLEVLDPEQNNAFNDHYLEVDLDLSEVMFVATSNSLNIPGPLLDRMEVIRIPGYTEEEKLNIAMRYLLPKQIKNNGLKPEEIKIAESAVRDIVRYYTRESGVRNLEREISKICRKVVKEIALAGPKPAKKGKDSAVNVTSKNLEKYLGVRRFDFGRAEEQNEIGLVTGLAWTEVGGDLLQVEATLVPGKGQLILTGQLGDVMKESVSAALSVVRARAERLGIDVEFLQKHDVHVHVPEGATPKDGPSAGIGMATALVSMLTKNPVKADVAMTGEITLRGRVLPIGGLKEKLLAALRGGIRTVIIPEENRKDLADLPKTVTQGLKIIPARWIDEVLDIALERPIAAAPAAASGQGEGEIPVRESGKSTPQPDVKH from the coding sequence ATGACCCAGTCCTCCGCCGAATCCATGACCCTGCCGGTGTTGCCGCTGCGCGATGTGGTCGTGTTCCCGCACATGGTGATCCCGCTGTTCGTGGGCCGCGACAAGTCGATCCGCGCCCTCGATCTGGCGATGGAATCGGACAAGCGCATCCTCCTGGTCGCGCAGAAGTCCGCCGAAACCGACGACCCGGGCGCCGAGGATCTTTACGAGATCGGCACCCTGGCCCAGGTCCTGCAATTGCTCAAGCTGCCCGACGGCACCATCAAGGTCCTGGTCGAAGGCGTCTCGCGCGTGCGCGTGGACGAGGTCGCCGAGCGCGACAACGCGCTGTCCGGCCACGCGGTCGTGGTCGAGCCGGAAATCGATCGCGAAGAGCGCGAAGTCGAAGCGATCGCGCGTTCGCTGATGGGCCTGTTCGAGCAGTACGTCAAGACCAACCGCAAGCTGCCGCCGGAGCTGATGCAAACGCTCGCCGGCATCGACGAACCCGGCCGTCTGGCCGACACCGTCGCCGCCCACCTGGGCGTGCGCATCGGCGACAAGCAGAAGCTGCTGGAGACGCACGCCATCGGCGCGCGCCTGGAGCAGCTGGTCGGTCTGGTCGACGGCGAAATCGACGTGCAGCAGCTGGAAAAGCGCATCCGCGGCCGGGTCAAGTCGCAGATGGAGAAGAGCCAGCGCGAGTACTACCTCAACGAGCAGATGAAGGCGATCCAGAAGGAGCTCGGCGAGATCGACGACGCGCCCAACGACATCGACGAGCTCGCGCGCAAGATCGCCGAGGCCGGCATGCCCAAGCCGGTCGAGACCAAGGCCAAGAACGAACTCAACAAGCTCAAGCAGATGTCGCCGATGTCGGCCGAAGCCGCGGTGGTGCGCAACTACCTCGACTGGCTGCTGGGCGTGCCGTGGAAGAAGCGCAGCAAGATCCGCAAGGATTTGAAGGCCGCGCAGGACGTGCTCGACGCCGACCACTTCGGCCTGGAGAAGGTCAAGGAACGCATCCTGGAATACCTCGCGGTGCAGTCGCGGGTGAAGAACATGAAGGGTGCGATCCTGTGCCTGGTCGGCCCGCCTGGCGTGGGCAAGACCTCGCTCGGCCAGTCGATCGCCAAGGCCACCAACCGCAAGTTCGTGCGCATGTCGCTCGGCGGCGTGCGCGACGAGGCCGAGATCCGCGGCCATCGCCGCACCTATGTCGGTTCGATGCCGGGCCGGATCGTGCAGAACCTCAACAAGGTCGGCAGCAAGAACCCGCTGTTCGTGCTCGACGAAATCGACAAGATGTCGATGGACTTCCGCGGCGATCCGTCCTCGGCGCTGCTGGAAGTGCTCGATCCCGAGCAGAACAACGCCTTCAACGACCACTACCTGGAAGTCGACCTCGACCTCAGCGAAGTGATGTTCGTCGCCACCTCCAACTCGCTCAACATTCCCGGCCCGCTGCTGGACCGCATGGAAGTGATCCGCATCCCGGGTTACACCGAGGAGGAGAAGCTCAACATCGCGATGCGCTACCTGCTGCCGAAGCAGATCAAGAACAACGGCCTCAAGCCGGAAGAGATCAAGATCGCCGAAAGCGCGGTGCGCGACATCGTGCGCTACTACACGCGCGAGTCGGGCGTGCGCAATCTCGAGCGCGAGATCTCCAAGATCTGCCGCAAGGTGGTGAAGGAAATCGCGCTCGCCGGTCCTAAGCCGGCGAAGAAGGGCAAGGACAGCGCGGTCAACGTCACCTCCAAGAACCTGGAGAAGTACCTGGGCGTGCGCCGCTTCGATTTCGGCCGCGCCGAGGAACAGAACGAGATCGGCCTGGTCACGGGTCTGGCCTGGACCGAGGTCGGCGGCGATCTGCTGCAGGTCGAAGCCACGCTGGTGCCGGGCAAGGGCCAGCTGATCCTCACCGGCCAACTCGGCGACGTGATGAAGGAATCGGTGTCGGCGGCTTTGTCGGTGGTGCGCGCGCGCGCCGAGCGGCTCGGCATCGATGTGGAATTCCTGCAGAAGCACGACGTGCACGTGCACGTGCCGGAAGGCGCCACGCCGAAGGACGGCCCCAGCGCCGGCATCGGCATGGCCACCGCGCTGGTGTCGATGCTGACCAAGAACCCGGTCAAGGCCGATGTGGCGATGACCGGCGAGATCACCCTGCGCGGCCGCGTGCTGCCGATCGGCGGCTTGAAGGAAAAGCTGCTGGCCGCGCTGCGCGGCGGCATCCGCACCGTGATCATTCCGGAAGAGAATCGCAAGGATCTGGCCGATCTGCCCAAGACCGTGACCCAGGGCCTGAAGATCATTCCGGCGCGTTGGATCGACGAGGTGCTCGACATCGCGTTGGAGCGTCCGATCGCGGCCGCGCCGGCGGCGGCGTCGGGCCAAGGCGAGGGCGAAATTCCGGTGCGCGAAAGCGGCAAGAGCACCCCGCAACCCGACGTCAAGCACTGA
- a CDS encoding energy transducer TonB — translation MVRTLPSHHPARQPLDGTRIAANAGAIAFNAAMLMLMLAPLSAPQLVTQQLEQLPTIEILSRPKPIDPPPPPPKDKPLRQVVKDPPPRVQPVVQQNVAPPPEVVVDQPAMPMDFQGVEQVAIATPPPVSNVGRTLEGATLQVLRNPPPNYPIEAVRAGITGTVELEILVGLDGKPVDVLIVRSSGNRALDQAARKVVLQRWAFQPAMENGQPVQARGRVPIEFKLDRQ, via the coding sequence ATGGTTCGCACGCTCCCATCCCACCACCCCGCCCGCCAGCCCCTGGACGGCACCCGCATCGCCGCCAACGCCGGCGCCATCGCCTTCAACGCGGCCATGCTGATGTTGATGCTGGCGCCGCTGAGCGCTCCGCAGTTGGTCACCCAGCAGCTCGAGCAGTTGCCGACCATCGAAATCCTGTCCCGGCCCAAGCCGATCGACCCGCCCCCGCCGCCGCCGAAGGACAAGCCGCTGCGGCAAGTGGTCAAGGACCCGCCGCCGCGGGTGCAGCCGGTCGTGCAGCAGAACGTGGCGCCGCCGCCGGAAGTCGTCGTCGATCAGCCGGCGATGCCGATGGATTTCCAGGGCGTCGAACAAGTCGCCATCGCGACCCCGCCGCCGGTCAGCAACGTCGGCCGCACCCTCGAAGGCGCGACGCTGCAAGTGCTGCGCAACCCGCCGCCGAACTACCCCATCGAAGCGGTGCGCGCCGGCATCACCGGCACGGTCGAACTGGAAATCCTGGTCGGCCTCGACGGCAAGCCGGTCGACGTGCTGATCGTGCGCAGCAGCGGCAACCGCGCGCTCGACCAAGCCGCGCGCAAGGTCGTGCTGCAGCGCTGGGCGTTCCAGCCCGCGATGGAAAACGGCCAACCCGTGCAGGCGCGCGGCCGCGTGCCGATCGAGTTCAAGCTGGACAGGCAATAA
- a CDS encoding Maf family protein has translation MLYLASQSPRRRELLGRLGLEYGLIDLDVPEQRQPGEPAAEYVRRVAREKAGAGLLKVVANPSAVVLGADTEVVLDDEVFGKPRDAEDARAMLRRLSGRTHQVISAVSLVSPAREAQAVSVSEVSFAALDAGEIERYVATGEPMGKAGAYAIQGGAEVFVTRLAGSYSGVMGLPLHETARLLREFGLSA, from the coding sequence ATGCTCTATCTAGCCTCCCAGTCGCCGCGGCGACGCGAATTGCTCGGCCGCCTCGGCCTGGAATACGGCCTTATCGATCTGGATGTGCCCGAACAGCGCCAGCCCGGCGAACCGGCGGCCGAGTACGTGCGCCGGGTGGCGCGCGAAAAGGCCGGCGCGGGCTTGCTCAAGGTGGTCGCCAACCCCTCCGCGGTGGTGCTCGGCGCCGACACCGAGGTGGTGCTCGACGACGAGGTCTTCGGCAAGCCGCGCGACGCCGAGGATGCCCGCGCCATGTTGCGGCGGCTGTCCGGCCGCACCCATCAGGTGATCAGCGCGGTGTCGCTGGTCTCGCCGGCGCGCGAGGCGCAGGCGGTGTCGGTGTCGGAGGTCAGCTTCGCCGCGCTCGACGCGGGCGAGATCGAACGCTACGTCGCCACCGGCGAGCCGATGGGCAAGGCCGGCGCCTACGCCATCCAGGGCGGCGCCGAAGTATTCGTGACCCGGCTGGCGGGCAGCTACTCTGGGGTGATGGGGCTGCCGCTGCACGAAACCGCGCGGCTGCTGCGCGAGTTCGGCCTGAGCGCCTGA
- the rng gene encoding ribonuclease G: protein MTEEILVNVTPRETRVAVVENGMLQELHIERGWRRGVVGNIYKGKVQRVMPGMQAAFVEIGLERAAFLHAADIVRPNQSNEGEGEEAPLPPAPTRPIAELLREGQEIVVQVVKDPIGSKGARLTTQLSIPSRYLVLLPRTRVVGVSARIEDEGERARLKALVTAQAPAGEQHGYIVRTNAEGQPEEALAEDIAYLSRAWALIAEKSRSSKVGERVYEDLSLPLRAVRDLIRRDVEKVKVDSRETSERLRSFAAQYMPGLAEKIEHYTGARPIFDLYGVEDEIQRALDKEVPLKSGGYLVIDQTEAMTTIDVNTGSFLGQRNLEETVYRTNLEAAQSVARQLRLRNLGGIIIIDFIDMTDQEHKRQVLRQLEKSLTRDHAKTTVYDFSPLGLVEMTRKRTTESLERQLSEACHECGGRGTLKTPETVTYEIFRDIVRQVRQFDAARLLVIASPKVVARITDEESAAVAELEEFLSKSIRFQADDQYAQEQFDVVLL from the coding sequence ATGACTGAAGAGATCCTGGTCAACGTCACCCCGCGCGAAACCCGCGTCGCCGTGGTCGAAAACGGCATGCTGCAGGAGCTGCACATCGAGCGCGGCTGGCGCCGCGGCGTGGTCGGCAACATCTACAAGGGCAAGGTGCAGCGGGTGATGCCGGGGATGCAGGCGGCGTTCGTCGAGATCGGCCTGGAGCGCGCGGCGTTCCTGCACGCGGCCGACATCGTCCGCCCCAATCAGAGCAACGAAGGCGAGGGCGAGGAAGCGCCGCTGCCGCCGGCGCCGACCCGGCCGATCGCCGAATTGCTGCGCGAGGGCCAGGAAATCGTGGTCCAGGTGGTCAAGGACCCGATCGGCAGCAAGGGCGCGCGCCTGACCACGCAGCTGTCGATCCCCTCGCGCTATCTGGTGCTGCTGCCGCGCACCCGCGTGGTCGGGGTGTCGGCGCGGATCGAGGACGAGGGCGAGCGCGCCCGGTTGAAGGCGCTGGTGACCGCGCAGGCGCCGGCCGGCGAGCAGCACGGCTACATCGTGCGCACCAACGCCGAGGGCCAGCCGGAGGAAGCGCTGGCCGAGGACATCGCTTACCTGAGCCGGGCCTGGGCGCTGATCGCGGAGAAATCGCGCAGCAGCAAGGTCGGCGAGCGCGTCTACGAAGACCTGAGCCTGCCGCTGCGCGCGGTGCGCGACCTGATCCGGCGCGACGTGGAGAAGGTCAAGGTCGACTCGCGCGAGACCAGCGAGCGCCTGCGCAGCTTCGCCGCCCAGTACATGCCGGGGCTGGCGGAAAAGATCGAGCACTACACCGGCGCGCGGCCGATCTTCGACCTGTACGGGGTCGAGGACGAGATCCAGCGCGCGCTGGACAAGGAGGTGCCGCTGAAGTCCGGCGGCTACCTCGTCATCGACCAGACCGAGGCGATGACGACCATCGACGTGAACACCGGTTCCTTCCTCGGTCAACGCAACCTCGAGGAAACCGTTTACCGCACCAACCTGGAGGCGGCGCAGTCGGTCGCCCGGCAATTGCGGCTGCGCAACCTGGGCGGGATCATCATCATCGACTTCATCGACATGACCGACCAGGAGCACAAGCGCCAGGTGCTGCGGCAGTTGGAGAAGTCGCTGACCCGCGACCACGCCAAGACCACGGTGTACGACTTCTCGCCGCTGGGGCTGGTGGAGATGACCCGCAAGCGCACCACCGAGAGCCTGGAGCGCCAGCTCAGCGAGGCCTGCCACGAGTGCGGCGGGCGCGGCACGCTGAAGACGCCGGAGACGGTGACTTACGAAATTTTCCGCGACATCGTCCGTCAGGTGCGCCAGTTCGACGCGGCGCGGCTGCTGGTGATCGCCTCGCCCAAGGTGGTGGCGCGGATCACCGACGAGGAGTCGGCGGCGGTGGCGGAACTGGAAGAGTTTTTGAGCAAGTCGATCCGGTTCCAGGCCGACGACCAGTATGCGCAGGAGCAGTTCGATGTGGTTTTGCTTTAA